TTTGAACTGCTGAATATGTGGAAGAAACAAAGTATTGCTAAATTTCATTGCCCATAAACTGTGGGGGTGCTATTTTTTGACTAATAAGGTCAGTGTGTGGTTGCTGATTGGTTTGGGGCGTTCTGTAAGAATTTGATGTATTGCTTGGCGCCTTATTTGTAACAAACTCTAATCAAAGCTTATTATTGATCGTAAGGGCTAGCTATTCAACGCAGTTCGACAATTTGAATCGAAAACGTAATGTTTCCTTTAATGATCTACGTTTTGACCACATAACAAATTATAATCCCAAAGAGGCGAGCTATGTTTAAAGACATCATTGTGGGAATTTCGCTTACCGGAATTGATGATTGTGCGATGAAGCTGGCCACAGAGTTAGCGGAAAAATTTGAAGCAAATCTTTATCCTATCCACGTAGCAGGCATGGAACAAGGTTGGGGTAGTATTCAACATTTGGAGCACTCTGGGGAAACTGAGCGACTGAAAAAACAACTTGAAGAGCGCTATAGTCTCTCCCTTGAAAAACTTCCCAATTCTGAAGTGATGGTGGTTCCGGGAATTCCTCACAATGAATTACTTAGACTTGCCAGAAAGAAAAAAACCGATCTGATCGTCATGGGTCCCCATACCAAGGAATATGAAGAAAAACGCTCCCATATGTGGGGGATGGCTGGAAGTACTCTTGAAAGGGTAAGCCAGAAGGCGCGATGTCCTATTTTAATTATTCGTAAAGATGTGGTGTGCAAGGAGCCTTTGTTTGAAAGAATACTTGTCGCAACTGATTTCTCCAAGCAAGCAGAATGTGCAATAAACTACGGAGGGCAATTAGCCCGGCAATATAATGCACAAATTAGACTTGTTAATGTTACCGAAGAAGAGTCTCAAAACGCAGAATCAATGAAACGATTAAAAAGAGAATATGAGGCTCGACTGAGGGGAGTGAAGGAGTGCGGATATGAAGTGTGCAGTGGCGAAGCCGCCGTGGAAATATTACATATAGCTCAAGAAAGTAATACTGATCTGATAGTTATGGCGCACCATTCTAAAGAACAAGATCCTGAAAAAGCATTTTTAGGTTCGACGGTGACACAAGTAGCACTAAATGCTCCATGCCCGACCATGAGTGTAAATCATTATTTTGATCTGCGGTGTGGCCTTATGTACGATCAATCAGGACAAGTTATCGATGGATAGCTTCCAAAGGCTCGTTTCTCTCCGCTTATGTTTAGCCTAAAAAACTCCAGTTTCTGGAGTTTTTTAATGCGTCCCTCCGTGCCATCGAAATGTTTAATTTTTCCCATCCGGATAGAAGTTAACCTTCAATGAGGATGCTTTTTTTGATGTAAAATGGGTGGAACTGCCTTGCGAATAGCATATTGATATGATTAGGTGATCAGAGGGAGTGTATCTTATATGAAAACGAATTTTGTTCTATCTCATGCTATTAAGGAAGCAAGTGGGCCACTAGTGTTACCAGATGGTAAAACTATTTCGACCTTGGCGGTTCAATCCGTGGAAGTGTTTTCTAAGGCAGAAGGAGTTTCCTTTCTTGAAGTTGAAAAGGCTGCGTTGGAACAAAATATTTTGCCAGAAAGATATGTTCGGAATTTTTCATTAATTTCGATAAAGGAACAGCACAAGTTACTTTGCTCTAAAGTTTTTGTTGTAGGACTTGGAGGTTTAGGCGGGTATGTTGTGGAACAGTTAGCCCGACTTGGTGTGGGAACAATTGTCGGCGCTGATGGTGATTTTTTTGAACCAACAAATTTGAATCGTCAGCTGAACGCAACGGTTGAATCTTTAGGTGAAAAAAAAACCAAGCAGGCAGAACGGCGTGTTACTAGTGTGAATCCTGCGATCAACTTTATTGCTGTTGACCATTTTTTACACGGCGATGCACTTATTGATTATGCTCAGCACGTGGATATTGTTGTAGACTGTCTAGGGGGACTAGAGTCTCGGTTGGATATACAGCAAGCTGCATCGGTTTGTAATATACCTATGGTTACGGCTGCCGTTGCGGGGTTAAGTGGATACGTAGGAACGGTCATGCCGGGTAAAACAGGTCCCGCAGAATTGCTTGGCTCGGGTGATGGTGATGAAAATATTTTGGGTACCCCAGCTCCTGCAGTCGTTATGGCAGCCTCGATGCAGGCTAACGAGGTGTTAAAAACGTTGTGTTGGAATAATCCAAGTGAATCGTTTCTTTTTTATGACCTTAGGGACATGAATTTTCAAAATGTAGTGCTATAAGAAGCTGCATAATTCTGTGAATGGATATTGTATGTCAGAAAATGTTAAACGAGTTGACCAGATTGTTGCTGTTTCAAAAGTCACGTGGGTTGGGCTTATTGTCAACGTCTTGCTCTCTGGATTAAAGATAGCCGCAGGTATTATGGGTAACAGCAGGGCTGTTACTGCGGATGGCATTCACAGTCTCTCTGATCTGGTAACAGATATTTCGCTCCTGTTAGGTGTACGTATGTGGACTGCTCCACCAGACGATTCCCATCCGTATGGTCATCAACGTTACGAAACCTTGATTACTGCCGGAATTGGAATTTTGCTTGCTGCAGTTGCTATGGGAATAGTAGTTGATGCGTCAATGGCTTATTCGGAGCAACACGTCCACCATGCAAAGTTTGTGGCCCTATGGGCTGCGCTGGCTTCAATTGTTGTTAAAGAGATTTTATTCAGATGGACAGCATATTACGGGCGTTTGTATAAAGCTCCGTCTGTTGTCGCTAATGCATGGCATCACCGCAGTGATGCGCTTAGTTCTATTCCTGCCGCAATCTCAGTGCTTGTTGCACTTATATTTCCTGAATTGCATTGGCTAGACCTTGCGGGCTCCATAATTGTCGCATTTTTTATTATGCACGCAGCTTGGGAAGTGACGGTGCCCGCTGTAAACGAGCTTGTGGATAAAGGCGTCCCTAAAGATACTGTTGAAAGCCTTAAGAGGTTGGCATCCTCAGTTGCAGGTGTTCAGGATGTACATAAGGTGCGAACCCGCTATCAGGGGATTGCAGTTTTTGTAGACCTGCATATTTCGGTTGATGGCTCTATTTCTGTAGAGGAGGGACATGCCATCGCAGAGGAAGTGGAAAATCTGCTTCAGCAAAGTGAGTTTGACGTCGTTGATGCACTTGTACATGTTGATCCGCTAAAGCCTGCTGTACGAGAGAATTATCAACCTGGAAGAAGTAGGCTGGAAAATAATTAGTTATAATATAGCAAAAAAAGCCGAGGCGATTGCCTCGGCTTTTTTTTTTGAAATTAATTGCTGGAGCTGCCTGGACAGCTGCCACATCCGCCGGAAGGACAGTTAGGCTTTGATTGTGGAATAGGTTTCTTAGGCATAGGAACTTTTTCAAATTTGGCTCCACCGCCACGCATGAGTGTGCTTGGTAATCGGTTGGTGCCACTTCCAGGGATAGGACTTGGCGCGCATACCATTCGGATTGTATCAGTGCTTCCGCAAGCAGGGCAGGTTTCACCAGAGGTACAGTCAGAAGAGGCTATCTCTTCGAATACTTCATTGCATTTTTGACAGTTAAAATCATAAAGAGGCATGTGCGCTCTCCTATGTATATAAGTATTTGTATCGTAACCTGATAGGCAACGTCTGTTGAATATTTTTGAGTTGCAGTACGTGCTACATGATGCCCCGTTGTCGAGGGCTGTAGAAGAACTATCAAGGCATTGGGGCAAAATCAAGTGGCTAGCGCTTCTTCCTTGACCGGATGCCCAAGACGTTAGGCAAACTCCATTGCTTATTTTCCGTATTCCAGAAATCACCAATATAGCGTCCAGCCCATGTGCGGGAAAGTTCTGGTGTATTTAAAAACATGCTCGCTTCAGGCCCTCCTTCAACATACATTGCTGATACTAGCTGTAGTTGGGACTCAAGAAGACGTTTGGTAAATTTTCGTACAGTCATTGGTGTGCGGCAGTGGATAAAGACAATATTGCCGAAGATGTCCTTAGCAACAGCTGCAATAGATGTTTCTCTGGCTTTTTCAGGCCATAGTGGCGTTAGTGATGCTGAAAAGAGACGGTAGTTTTGTATTACAGTTGAATAGCTGGAGAGTAGTTTTCTATCCTGTTGCTGGTGTCTGTCTATAATGTCTACCGCAGGGAGACCCGGTTTTTTAGGATTGGCAACAAAAAATGAACCAAAGCTGTTGTGAATGAATCCATTGTTTATGTGTTCCTTATCGCGCATGTACCCGGTACTTTTGGAGTTATCCGGAAGATACATGGAGGCATTAATAAGCGCTGTAAGGTTGTAGTGTGCTGCCCATTGCTCCGGTGTGAAAGCATCTCCCTCTCTGGAGCGCATAAGCAGAATGAATTCATAGTCATCAGGAGAAATTCGGAGCGCCGTAATCGTAGCAGAAGTGAGTCCATTTGTTTCGACGGGAATTTCAGCCAAAGATAATCCTTTGGCAACTGTCGTCCAGTTGACCTCAGCTTTAAGCGGAAGTGTTGAGTTGCAAACCAGAATGAAGCTAGCTGCAACTATAAGTATGATGCGGCGGTAATGAATCATTAAAAATATTTTCGGTGTGGCGGTGACTGCAAAGAGTCAAGCCGGAAAGTTAGTTATTTTGCGTTGCGTTGGTGCTCCGCTTTAGAAAAGTAATAAAACAGAAGCCGGCAAGGGCAAAAAATGGCAGAGCAGGTAAAAAACCTTGCTGAAAAATTGCGACAAAAGCAATAGTAATGGAAGTATATGGTGCAAGCCAGTTAAGTATAAAAGTCATAATTTTTCCTGCTGTTCCTTCAGGAGAACGGAGAAGAACAAAGCTTGCAAGCGCCACAACAAGTACTAAATAAATAATCTGCCAAGAATACATAAAAAATATCTCTCCATTATGTTTGTTGTATTTTTATCTTATACATTTAATACGCCTAGGTTGAAAGTCTGTCTATATGAAACTAAATGACTATATTTAAATATTGACATATCAAGTTCTATTGATATATAAATAGCTATCGCATGAACAAAAGTGATACTGGGTTGATTAAATAGAAATGTTGAGGGTAGTTTTGTGAAAATTATTGATGCCATTAAAAGTCAGAGTAAGCCTTTTTATTCACTTGAATTTTTTCCACCGAAAGAGAAAAAGCAATGGGATTCTTTTTTCTCAACTGTGGAACGTTTAAAGGCGCTTAATCCATTGTTCGCTTCTGTTACATATGGTGCAGGAGGTTCCACACAAGATAACACTCTTGAAATTACGTCTCGGATGAAGCACGAGGCCGGTATCGAGCCGATGGCCCACCTTACTTGTGTTGGTGCTTCAAAGGAAAAAATTAACGGGTTTATTAATAAACTGCGGGAAGCAGATGTTCATAACGTGTTAGCTTTACGGGGTGATCGTCCTGCAGATGAAAAATTTAGTTGGACAGATCAGCAGCTTAGATATGCTTCTGATTTGGTAGGACTTGTGAGTAACGAGCATCCGGACTTTGGTATTTCTGTAGCCGGTTATCCTGCAGCGCATCCAGAGTCCCCGACTTTTGCTGATGACTTGCACTACACACGTGTTAAAATTGATGCCGGTAGTGATTTTGTCGTAACACAGTTGTTCTTTGATGTACGGGAATATTTCGACTTTGTATCACGCTTACGTAGTAATGGAATTAACAAGCCTGTTATTCCGGGTATTCTTCCAATACAATCACTTAGCTCTATTCGTCGTATTTTAAGCCTTTGTGGTGCAAACATTCCCGGACAGTTGTATCTTTCTTTGGAAGAAGCAAACGAGAAGGGTGGCGACGATGCTGTAAAAGAAACCGGATTAAAGTTTGCTGTGAACCAGATTCGACAACTTGTTGATGGAGGCGCTCCGGGCATTCATCTCTATACGCTCAACAAAGCTGATATGTGTCTGGAATTAGCAGACAGAGTAAAGTTATAAGATTTTTTTCTGCGGTGGGTATACCTATGCCCACCGCAGGGAAAGTTAATCAAAAGAGAGAACTAGCTCATCATATGACTTACGTTTTTTCTTCGGCAAAACTTCTGCATTTTTAGCATGATGTCCTACTGCCAGAAGCAGTGGAACCCAGTAGTTCTCTGGAATATTGAATTCTTTTTTTACACCATCGTGATCGAAACCGTCCATCGGATGAGTTTCCAACCCTCTAGCAGCGGCTGCATACATGAGTGACATTGCAAAGAATGCAGTGTTTTTTACCGCAAACGCCAGTTCAGAATCGTGCGATTTGCCGTAAAGCCGTTCGCATACACCATGGAACCAGTCTATTTGGTCTTCTTTTAATTCCCCGTCCTGCAATTTATGTTTTTTTACGAGTTTGAATGCCTCGTTGTCCTTATGCCATGCTTTTGTATCTGCGAGTATAATAAGTGTGACGGGTGCTTCACTTACCTTTAACTGGTTCATAGCCAGTTTTTGTAAGCGCATTTTTTCTTCTTTATCGCGGAGTACCATGATGTTCCAAGGCTGCAAGTTGAAGCTCGACGGTGAATGAGTTGCGTCCTCAACGAGCTCTCGGAGCAAGGCTTCCGGTACATCGCGTTCGGGATCAAAAAAGTTAATTGCCCGCCTGTGTTGTAGAATCTGCTTGAATGTTTTTTCCATAATAACTCCTGTAATAGGCTTAAGCCGAAGCATGATTTGTACTATGGTTCTACTGAGCTTGCTGGAATAGTATAACAATATAGTTATCATGCAAAGAATATTACCGGAGCGATACACTTTTTCTGGATGAGCGGCAGAGTCCGTTGATTGCTTAAAGGAGATGCACAGTGAAAGAACTGCGAATTCTTGTGGCATATGATGCCAGCCAAAGTGCCCGCGATGCCCTTACGTATTGTCGTGAATTAGTGGAACTTATCGCAGATAAATGCGGAGGGAAATACACCATTCTTGTTCTGACCATAGAACAATTACCTGCTTGTTCCTTGTTTTCCAGTATGGGGGCATGGAAAGAACAGTGCGCTAAGGCTCATAAAAAACAGCTTTTAGTGCATGAACAGATTGTTGATGAAGTAAAACAGTCAGGGCTTGATCCCTCATGCATTACGAACAAGTTTGTTACACTTGATGAGCGTGATGAACCTTTGGAAGATTCTGAGCGAAAGAGATTGATAGCAAAGGCTATTTTGAAAGAGTTGAAGCAAGGGCATTACAACACGCTCGTAATCGGGAGACGAGGAGTTACTCGCAGTGATGCATATTTGTTCGGTAGTGTGTCGCAGTATCTTTTGCAGGAAGCTAAAAAGTGCGTAATTTGGCTGTTATGTCGATAAAAAAAGCCCACAAACGAGTGGGCTTTTTATGAGTATTTATTGGGGCATAGCGATGACCCGCCATGGCAGATAGGTTTGTGATTTTTCATTTTCTGCATCAGCAATGTATCGAACGTTATCGATGGTTACGATGACAGGTTTGAATATAGGCTCCTGATTCGGAGTCAGGATCTTGTATGCAGGACTGTCGGTGGTGATAATCTGCACAATAGAATTGCAGACTTGATATCTATTCCATTGTACCCATGAAAGCATGGCAAGAAGAACTACAGTGGTAATAACCCCGGTGACCCCTAAGAAACCGCCAACACGCAACGTGCGGCGTAAGAACATAAATAGTAAAATGAAAGCAAGACCAAAAAGCATCCAGTCTTGTCCCACCATGAGCAGCATTTCATTCCATGACATTCGCTTATCCTCTTTACAAAATCATCCTGCTTAAACTCTATGTGCGGATATCTTTGTTTGCAAGATGTTGGAGTTAGTTTCTGTAGAGTAATTTATCTGTATCTAGATACGAGGTTACAGCTTTTTCAAACTTGTCGAGTAATCGTGTACGATATTTTACCTTATGAGTAACGGAGTAGAAGAAGCGGCTGATTGGGGGGCCCTTGATGTCAATTGGGAATACCTCTCCGTTATCCAGTTCTCTTTGAATGGCAAAAGGCGACATGCAGGAAATTGTATTAGGATTGTGCAGAATTCGTTTTATGGATTCCGTGTGATCTAATTCGAGAACCACATTGAGCTTACTCATTAACGGTCCCATATATTCTTCAAGGGCGTCGCGGACTCCGGCACCCAGTTCTCGGAGAATCCATTTTTTGTCGAGCAATTCTTCAATATCATAAGGGCCGTTCTTAGCAAGATTTTCATCAGTGGATACAATGATGAGGTCATCTTCGCAGAGGCGGGTGTAGATGAGTTGCTTGTTCGGGATTTCATTTTCTACCAAGCCAAGATCAATATCGCCGTTTTCTACCTTTTCTATGATAGCTTGCGGGCTGGAAAAGACCGTTTCGATGGTAACTTTCTTATATGAGTCTGA
This sequence is a window from Halodesulfovibrio aestuarii DSM 17919 = ATCC 29578. Protein-coding genes within it:
- a CDS encoding universal stress protein; translated protein: MFKDIIVGISLTGIDDCAMKLATELAEKFEANLYPIHVAGMEQGWGSIQHLEHSGETERLKKQLEERYSLSLEKLPNSEVMVVPGIPHNELLRLARKKKTDLIVMGPHTKEYEEKRSHMWGMAGSTLERVSQKARCPILIIRKDVVCKEPLFERILVATDFSKQAECAINYGGQLARQYNAQIRLVNVTEEESQNAESMKRLKREYEARLRGVKECGYEVCSGEAAVEILHIAQESNTDLIVMAHHSKEQDPEKAFLGSTVTQVALNAPCPTMSVNHYFDLRCGLMYDQSGQVIDG
- a CDS encoding cation diffusion facilitator family transporter, whose product is MSENVKRVDQIVAVSKVTWVGLIVNVLLSGLKIAAGIMGNSRAVTADGIHSLSDLVTDISLLLGVRMWTAPPDDSHPYGHQRYETLITAGIGILLAAVAMGIVVDASMAYSEQHVHHAKFVALWAALASIVVKEILFRWTAYYGRLYKAPSVVANAWHHRSDALSSIPAAISVLVALIFPELHWLDLAGSIIVAFFIMHAAWEVTVPAVNELVDKGVPKDTVESLKRLASSVAGVQDVHKVRTRYQGIAVFVDLHISVDGSISVEEGHAIAEEVENLLQQSEFDVVDALVHVDPLKPAVRENYQPGRSRLENN
- a CDS encoding HesA/MoeB/ThiF family protein; amino-acid sequence: MKTNFVLSHAIKEASGPLVLPDGKTISTLAVQSVEVFSKAEGVSFLEVEKAALEQNILPERYVRNFSLISIKEQHKLLCSKVFVVGLGGLGGYVVEQLARLGVGTIVGADGDFFEPTNLNRQLNATVESLGEKKTKQAERRVTSVNPAINFIAVDHFLHGDALIDYAQHVDIVVDCLGGLESRLDIQQAASVCNIPMVTAAVAGLSGYVGTVMPGKTGPAELLGSGDGDENILGTPAPAVVMAASMQANEVLKTLCWNNPSESFLFYDLRDMNFQNVVL
- a CDS encoding universal stress protein, coding for MKELRILVAYDASQSARDALTYCRELVELIADKCGGKYTILVLTIEQLPACSLFSSMGAWKEQCAKAHKKQLLVHEQIVDEVKQSGLDPSCITNKFVTLDERDEPLEDSERKRLIAKAILKELKQGHYNTLVIGRRGVTRSDAYLFGSVSQYLLQEAKKCVIWLLCR
- a CDS encoding nitroreductase family protein — protein: MEKTFKQILQHRRAINFFDPERDVPEALLRELVEDATHSPSSFNLQPWNIMVLRDKEEKMRLQKLAMNQLKVSEAPVTLIILADTKAWHKDNEAFKLVKKHKLQDGELKEDQIDWFHGVCERLYGKSHDSELAFAVKNTAFFAMSLMYAAAARGLETHPMDGFDHDGVKKEFNIPENYWVPLLLAVGHHAKNAEVLPKKKRKSYDELVLSFD
- a CDS encoding LysR family transcriptional regulator, which encodes MNFRQLELFLSLAKTPNISVVAKEHFLTQSAVSVAIKGLEQELGVQLFDRLNRRLSLNSNGRLLLQNLEPVMENFHNVLHSFEGDLLTGILKVGASSTIADYILPQILFEVSDSYKKVTIETVFSSPQAIIEKVENGDIDLGLVENEIPNKQLIYTRLCEDDLIIVSTDENLAKNGPYDIEELLDKKWILRELGAGVRDALEEYMGPLMSKLNVVLELDHTESIKRILHNPNTISCMSPFAIQRELDNGEVFPIDIKGPPISRFFYSVTHKVKYRTRLLDKFEKAVTSYLDTDKLLYRN
- the metF gene encoding methylenetetrahydrofolate reductase [NAD(P)H] gives rise to the protein MKIIDAIKSQSKPFYSLEFFPPKEKKQWDSFFSTVERLKALNPLFASVTYGAGGSTQDNTLEITSRMKHEAGIEPMAHLTCVGASKEKINGFINKLREADVHNVLALRGDRPADEKFSWTDQQLRYASDLVGLVSNEHPDFGISVAGYPAAHPESPTFADDLHYTRVKIDAGSDFVVTQLFFDVREYFDFVSRLRSNGINKPVIPGILPIQSLSSIRRILSLCGANIPGQLYLSLEEANEKGGDDAVKETGLKFAVNQIRQLVDGGAPGIHLYTLNKADMCLELADRVKL
- a CDS encoding FmdB family zinc ribbon protein, producing the protein MPLYDFNCQKCNEVFEEIASSDCTSGETCPACGSTDTIRMVCAPSPIPGSGTNRLPSTLMRGGGAKFEKVPMPKKPIPQSKPNCPSGGCGSCPGSSSN
- a CDS encoding phosphodiester glycosidase family protein — encoded protein: MIHYRRIILIVAASFILVCNSTLPLKAEVNWTTVAKGLSLAEIPVETNGLTSATITALRISPDDYEFILLMRSREGDAFTPEQWAAHYNLTALINASMYLPDNSKSTGYMRDKEHINNGFIHNSFGSFFVANPKKPGLPAVDIIDRHQQQDRKLLSSYSTVIQNYRLFSASLTPLWPEKARETSIAAVAKDIFGNIVFIHCRTPMTVRKFTKRLLESQLQLVSAMYVEGGPEASMFLNTPELSRTWAGRYIGDFWNTENKQWSLPNVLGIRSRKKR